From one Lineus longissimus chromosome 3, tnLinLong1.2, whole genome shotgun sequence genomic stretch:
- the LOC135484545 gene encoding cadherin-23-like, translating to MSTRPPGSLVVYRLSDQSGQRQDINQAEDTILVLLISRIREEASDVMRCASLFCLMFVVFLPDGTDGAIWFNKPDNWRVKFAENNPPVPPTPVFTVKAATDLIDPATGVAATKMFYTMTTDPPDGKFIIDSETGVITTIPNPNFDFENPALGKPTATERRYKLSVTAFSGLFQQPGNTLGTRTLVLDYDITNVNEDIEITNLPKCLNVYENNGPETIVAVSVSDRDETPTGQRLYNFNIESKEPSEYDDFDIDVRVPATGGPLTRHESWLKTKGSLNYEKQNNYNMTISAEDEFGITITPTPVKKTRSHKVEVQVIDVNERPKFYETSSTCEVAENTPIGTTVSTGIYPFRAFDVDKFPGPNCLGKWPESVEYFVEGKFSELFRMSNVNVTGAGHVDGYLVVNALIDREDPVNPRKGTFNLYVNARDHRGLRNANGGDVTVTCKITDVDDNPTICKDYKFEAELQENTPHDTPVLTVSCSDKDDTTTNPITYEIKDVGIKKEATLADQYFHFGSRGTSPIMTTKARLNLEGGTTLNFTVTVRQGAAFSQMSTTLSVDITVIGKNDHRPTMDKDFYNFFVAYNEKDGFAIGKVSASDLDQPKSSITYFLVEKAEGIQLGTVSGQLFVDYTYIKAKSIITEKTLEKNQKYWMSARANDNDKPPYYSNHVYIRVNTYVKDDVMINIEVAVGIGDFSDSQLAEFEQSISNICKPCKGMCPGKSAKGANTVVTCFALTDDRTFQKTNKEQKVSFVSQDELIDYLTSEKLVAGNIYGFGTYDIVSVTKYGQGPDLLPLWIVLGILGFIGLFCGLTFAIKACISHGLCKPRPSQPKPPKKQLHPESYDVDAFNFNYAAHDKGPM from the exons ATGAGTACACGTCCCCCAGGATCCCTAGTCGTATATCGTCTTTCTGATCAGTCGGGTCAAAGACAGGATATCAATCAAGCCGAGGATACAATTTTGGTGTTACTTATTTCGAGGATACGTGAAGAAGCAAGTGACGTCATGCGGTGTGCGTCCTTATTTTGTTTGATGTTTGTGGTGTTTCTTCCCGACGGAACGGACGGAG CAATCTGGTTCAATAAGCCGGACAACTGGCGAGTGAAATTCGCAGAGAACAATCCACCAGTCCCTCCCACGCCCGTCTTCACAGTCAAGGCTGCAACCGATTTAATTGACCCTGCAACTGGTGTTGCCGCGACCAAGATGTTCTATACCATGACCACTGACCCACCCGATGGCAAGTTCATCATCGACTCGGAAA CCGGTGTTATAACGACCATACCAAATCCTAATTTCGACTTCGAGAACCCAGCCTTAGGTAAACCAACAGCCACGGAACGTCGCTACAAGCTGTCTGTGACAGCATTCAGTGGTCTTTTCCAACAACCTGGTAACACCCTGGGGACGCGCACTTTAGTTCTCGACTATGACATAACAAATGTGAACGAAGACATCGAAATTACCAATCTACCCAAGTGTCTCAATGTCTACGAAAATAATGGCCCAGAGACAATCGTTGCC GTGTCAGTGTCAGACAGAGATGAAACACCAACAGGACAAAGATTGTATAATTTCAATATAGAAAGCAAAGAGCCATCTGaatatgatgattttgatattgacGTGAGAGTCCCTGCAACCGGAGGAC CGCTTACACGACATGAGAGTTGGCTGAAAACGAAAGGAAGCCTtaactatgagaaacaaaacaaCTACAACATGACAATATCTGCAGAGGATGAATTTGGAATAACTATCACACCAACACCCGTGAAGAAGACAAGGTCGCATAAGGTCGAGGTGCAGGTCATCGATGTCAATGAACGACCCAAATTCTACGAAACTTCGTCAACTTGTGAGGTAGCCGAGAATACG CCGATCGGGACAACCGTATCAACAGGTATTTACCCATTCAGAGCCTTCGATGTGGACAAATTCCCAGGGCCAAACTGTCTCGGCAAATGGCCTGAATCAGTTGAATACTTCGTCGAGGGAAAGTTTAGCGAACTATTTCGAATGAGCAACGTGAATGTGACGGGGGCAGGACACGTGGATGGGTATCTTGTCGTTAACGCACTGATCGACAGAGAAGACCCGGTTAACCCCAGGAAAGGAACCTTTAACTTGT ATGTCAATGCCCGGGACCATCGTGGTTTGCGTAACGCTAACGGAGGTGACGTGACAGTGACATGCAAAATCACAGATGTGGACGACAATCCGACCATCTGCAAAGATTACAAATTCGAAGCAGAACTCCAGGAGAACACCCCTCATGATACGCCAGTGCTGACGGTCTCCTGTTCGGATAAGGATGATACCACTACCAACCCAATAACATATGAAATAAAAGACGTGGGAATCAAAAAGGAAGCCACCCTGGCAGACCAGTATTTTCATTTCGGAAGCAGAGGAACGAGTCCTATCATGACAACGAAAGCAAGGCTGAACCTTGAAGGAGGTACGACG CTCAATTTCACGGTGACGGTACGACAGGGCGCAGCCTTCTCTCAAATGTCCACGACCTTGTCAGTGGACATAACAGTCATCGGAAAAAACGATCACCGACCCACCATGGACAAAGACTTCTACAACTTCTTCGTTGCTTACAATGAGAAGGATGGGTTTGCGATTGGGAAGGTGTCGGCCAGTGACCTGGATCAGC CGAAGTCCTCCATTACCTACTTTCTTGTTGAGAAGGCTGAAGGTATCCAGCTTGGTACCGTGTCAGGACAACTTTTTGTCGATTACACCTACATAAAAGCGAAGAGTATAATTACTGAAAAGACGCTGGAGAAGAACCAAAAATACTGGATGAGTGCTCGTGCTAACGATAACGACAAACCACCATATTATTCGAA TCACGTCTACATTCGCGTGAACACGTACGTAAAGGATGATGTGATGATCAACATTGAAGTTGCTGTAGGAATAGGGGACTTCTCCGACTCACAGTTAGCCGAGTTCGAGCAGAGCATATCCAACATTTGTAAGCCATGCAAGGGAATGTGTCCGGGAAAATCAGCTAAGGGCGCGAA CACGGTGGTCACCTGTTTTGCCCTGACGGACGACAGGACATTCCAGAAAACCAACAAGGAACAGAAAGTATCATTCGTCAGCCAGGACGAACTCATAGATTACCTCACCAGTGAGAAGTTAGTCGCTGGCAACATCTATGGATTTGGCACTTACGATATAGTGTCGGTCACCAAGTACGGCCAGGG